Part of the Streptomyces sp. NBC_01460 genome, GGAGTGGACCGTCATCCTCAACGAGGGCCGCGGTCCCCTCCGGGAGGCACATCCGGTGTCGGGCAGCCCATTCCTGCACGACGTGGTGGCCGGTACGACGACGTCGTCCTACTTCACCGACCTCGACGACGTCGTCGACCCCGAGGACAGGACTCGGTTCGCACCCAACTCGCAGATCCTCGGTCCGTCGAAGCAGACGACAGAGACAACCGGTGGAAGCAGCCGGTAGAACATGCGTGGGCCCGACCGTCGCCTTCGGATCTCGCCCGTCCAACTGCACGCGTCCGACGAAACCTCCGCTCGCGTCAGGGGAATCGCCCTCCCCCTTGAACTGCCGGCTACTCGACGGTAATCATTGTTGACGACCCGTCTCATTGAGCAACGCCCAGTCCGCCAGGTCCGTCCCGAGGAGCAGCATGGCCACCACGGTCTCGTTCGCAGTCGACTCCCCCGCGGGCCCCCGTCAGGTCGAAGTGGCCTACGAACGGACAGGCCGCGGTGCACCGTTGGTGCTGCTGCACGGCATCGGCCATCACCATCAGGCCTGGGACCCGGTGCTGCGCATCCTGGCGGCGGAGCGAGATGTCATAGCCGTCGACCTGCCCGGTTTCGGGGCTTCGCCCGCGCTGCCGGACGGGCTCACGTACGGCATCGGAACCATGGCCCCGGTCCTCGGCTCGCTCTTCGACACACTCGGTGTGGAGCGCCCGCATGTGGCCGGGAACTCCTTGGGAGGCCTGCTGGCCCTGGAGCTGGGCCGCGAGAAGCGGGTGCGTTCGGTGACAACTCTGTCCCCCGCGGGCTTCTGGACGCCGAGCGAGCGCCGGTACGCGTTCGGAGTGCTGCGGGCGATGCGCGGGGCCGCACTCTCGATGCCGATGCCGCTGATCGAACAGCTCGCGAAGAGCTCACCCGGCCGCACCGCGTTGACCAGCACCATCTACGCCCGCCCCGGCCGCCGTTCGCCCGATGCGGTGGTGTCCGAGACCGTCGCCCTGCGCGAGGCCACCGGCTTCCGTCAGACTCTCGAAGCGGGTTTGACCGTCGCGTTCACCGACGACGTGCCGGACATCCCCGTCACTGTCGCGTGGGGCGTCAAGGACCGCCTTCTCCTGCGCCGGCAGGGCGTCAGGGCCAAGCAGGTGATCCCGGGTGCCCGGCTCGTCCGCCTTCCGGGCTGCGGCCACGTCCCGATGAACGACGACCCGGCCGCCGTGGCGCGGGTCATCCTCGACACGAGCCGCTGACGACCCGGTCCCGCCGCGGCTCAGGAGACCCGAGCCCAGCGCGACCCCCAGGCCCACCAGGAGGCTCCCCGCTCCCTGCCCCACGCCGTACGTCCCCGTGCCGACCAGTGGTGCCGTCAGCGCGGCGGACACGGGGATCAGCCCGGAGAAGAGCGTGGCGCGTTCGGCACCGATGCGCCGCATTCCGCTGTACCAGCAGACGAAGCCGATGACGGTGACCACCACCGCCTGCCAGAGCAGCGCGAGCGTCTCCACCGGAGTGGGCACCCTCAGAAAGCCCCCGCCGTCGAGCAGGACGCCGAGCACCACCGACTCCCCGGCTGCGGCTGCGCACACGGCGGCCGACAGCAGCTTCGGTCCCAGCCGGCGCAGCAGCGGCACGGCGAGGACCGCGAAGCCGACCTCCCCGCCCAGCGCGCCCACCGAGAACAGCATTCCCGCCAGGTCGGTCCTGCCCCAGCCCTGGACGGTGAACGCCCCGACGGCCACGAGGCCCGCCGAGCAGAGGACCGCCCGGGTGGGACGGCGCCGTTCCAGGGCGGGGACGAGGACGCCGACCACGATGGGCGCACAGCCGACGAGTACCCCGGGCACCGCGGGTTCCGCCGTCCGTTCCGCTGCCAGGACCGCGAGGTTGAAGCCGACCATTCCGACAGCGGCGAGAGCCCCGAGACGCACCCACTGCCGCCGGGTGAGCATCGCCAGGGCGACGGTGGGCGCCGGGCCGCCGCCCCGGCGCAGGAGCGGCAGGAGGAGCAGGGCGGCGAGACCGTACCGCAGTGCCTGGCCGCCCGCGTACGGGTAGTCGCCGAGGACGCTGTTCGCCGTGAAGGAGGCGCCGACGAGCATGCAGGCGAAGGCCGCGAGCAGGGCCCCGCGCAGGGGAGTCGTGTTCATGAGGGCGACGCTAGATTCCGCCGCGGTCCGGTTTAAGGTCCACTTCCATGACGTCTTCCGGGACCAATCACGCGCCAGGACCTGCCTCCATGGAAGGCGAGTCGAGTGCTTCCGCCGCCTGGGAACTGCTGCTTCCCGCCGCCTCCGCCCCGGCCCGCGGGCGGGGCCGCGCCCTGCAGTCGGCTCTGCGCGAAGCCGTGCGCTCGGGCCGTCTGGCGGCCGGTACACGGCTGCCGGCCAGTCGTGAGCTCGCCGCCGATCTCGGGGTCTCCCGCGGCCTGGTGACCGAGGCGTACGAGCAGTTGACGGCGGAGAGTTATCTCCGTTCCGGCCGGGGCGCGGGCACCTGGGTGAGCGGAACGGTACGGCCCGCCGCCCGGACGGTGCGGGATCTGTCACCCCGCGCGCCCGGCGCACGCGTGGACTTCCGCCCGGGCACCCCTGATCTCGCGCTCTTCCCACGGAGTGCCTGGGCGGCGGCTCATCGCACCGTCCTGGACCGGCTGCCGCACAGTGCCCTCGGCTACCCGGATCCGCGCGGCCTGCCCGAGCTTCGTGTGGCGCTGGCCTCCCTGCTTGCCCGCCGACGTGGTGTGGTGGCCGATCCGGAGCGGGTGGTGGTGTGCTCGGGCGTGGCCCAGGCGACGACCCTGCTCGGCTTCGTCCTGCGCGGACGAGGTGCGACGACGGTGGGGACCGAGGACCCCGGGAGCCCCGAGCACGCCTCGCTGTTCGCCTCCACCGGCCTGACGACGATCGGCCTGCCGCTCGACGACGAGGGCCTGGCGGTCGGGCCGCTGGTGCGCTCCGGCGTGCGCGCCGTGGTCACGACCCCTGCCCATCAGTTCCCCACCGGCATCGCGTACTCCGCGGATCGGCGCGCGGCCCTGCTCGACTGGGCGCGCGCCACCTCAGGAGTGATCATGGAGGACGACTACGACGGCGATTTCCGGTACGACCGGGCGCCGGTCGGGGCTCTGCAGGGGCTGGACCCGGAGCACGTCGTGTACACCGGCTCGGTCAGCAAGTCCCTGGCCCCCGGCCTCCGGCTCGGCTGGCTGATCGCCCCGGCGTCGATGACCGACGAGATCGTCGCCCGCAAACGCACCATGGACCTCGGCAATCCGTCGGTCGACCAGGCGGTCCTGGCGGACTTCGTCGCCGGCGGCGCCTACGACCGGCAGCTCCGCCGCTGCCAGCGCGCCTACAGGGAGCGCCGGGACGCCATGACAGAAGCCCTGGCCACGCACTTCCCGGGGACGGAGGTCAGCGGGATCTCCGCGGGCCTGCACATCATCGCCCGACTGCCGGAACGGTTCGGCCCGCAGGACGAGTTGCTGCGGCGTGCGGCCGCCGCCGACATCGCACTGCGTCCGCTGAGCGACTGCGCGGCGACCGGTGCGGACAGGGCGGACAGTGGGGACGGTACGGACGACGGCTCGGTCCGCCTGGTGCTCGGATACGCGCATCTGGCTCCCACCGCGGTCGAAGCCGGCGTCCGCCTGCTGGCCGAGGCGGTCCGGAGGGGCCGGGCGGGCCGGGCGTAGGGGCCGGCGGACCCGGTTGTTCATCTGCGGTTCGGGAACCGGCTGCCGCCGGGGACTAGGTATGGGGTCCGCAACCTGCCTGTACGGATCCGCTGTTCCGGCAGCCCCGCTCGCCGCCCTGGAGGCGCATCGATGTCGAACCGTCCCCTCGTCCCGGCCCCGGGCCGCCGCTCCGTCCTGCGCGGCTCGCTCATCGCCTCGGCCGCGGTCGCCGCCCCCGCGGTGTTCGCCACGGCACCCGCGCTGGCGCTGTCCGGCCGCCCGAGCGCGTCGTGGGGGGTCCAGGCAGGTGACGTGACGGCGTCGTCCGCGCTGGTGTGGGTGCGCTCGGACCGCCCGGCCCGGATGGTGGTCGAGACGTCCGCGACCGAGTCCTTCCGCCGCGCCCGGACCTGGCACGGCCCGCTGATCGGGCCCGGCACCGACTTCACCGGGACGACCCCGCTGCACGGGCTGCCGGCCGGCCGGCAGGTCCACTACCGCGTCACGCTCGCCGACCCGCACGATCCCCGGCGCACGGGAAAGCCGGTGTACGGCACCTTCCGCACCGCCCCCGCCGACCGCCGGGACGGGGTGCGGTTCCTCTGGTCGGGCGACATCGCCGGACAGGGCTGGGGCATCAACCCCGACATCGGCGGCTACCGGGTCTACGACGAGATGCGCCGCCTGGATCCGGACTTCTTCCTGTGCAGTGGCGACAACATCTACGCGGACGGGGTTCTCGAGCCCAGCGTGACGCTGCCCGACGGCAGGATCTGGCGCAACATCACGACCCCGGAGAAGTCGAAGGTCGCCGAGACCCTGGACGAGTACCGAGGGAACTTCCGCTACAACCTGCTCGACGACAATCTGCGGGCGTTCAACGCGCAGGTGCCCGGGATCGTCCAGTGGGACGACCACGAGGTGCGCAACAACTGGTATCCCGGGCAGATCCTCGACGACGCGCGCTACACCGAGAAGAACGTGGACCTCCTCGCCGCCCGCTCGATGCGGGCGTTCCGCGAGTACTTCCCCGTACCCACCCTGCGGGCGTCGCCGGGCGAACGGCGGATGCACCGCGTCGTGCGGCACGGCCCGCTGCTCGACGTGTTCGTGCTGGACATGCGGTCGTTCCGCAACGCCAACTCGCCCGGCCGGCAGCCCGACGACACCACGGGCATCCTCGGCGCGGAGCAGCTGGGCTGGCTCAAGAGCGAGCTGTCGCGGTCGCGTGCGGTGTGGAAGGTGATCGCCGCCGACATGCCGCTGGGGCTGGTGGTCCCGGACGGGGCCACGGACTTCGAGGCGGTCGCGCAGGGCGACCCGGGCGCACCGCTGGGCCGGGAGCTGCAGATCGCCGAGCTGCTGCGTCACATCAAGCACCGGCGTATCACCGGTACCGTCTGGCTGACGGCCGACGTGCACTACACCTCCGCACAGCACTACTCGCCCGAGCGGGCTGCCTTCAAGGACTTCGCGCCGTTCTGGGAGTTCGTCTCGGGGCCGCTGGCGGCCGGTGGTTTCCCCGCCAACGCGCTGGACGCGACGTTCGGCCCCGAGCGGGTCTTCGTCCGGGCACCGGGCAGGGCGAACGTCTCCCCCATGGAGTCCCCGCAGTTCTTCGGAGAGGTCGACATCGACGGCGGGAGCGGGGAGCTGACCGTGCGACTCCGGGCGCAGGGCGGGGCGGTCCTGTTCAGCAAGGTGCTGCAGCCGGGACGCATCGAGCAGTGAGCGGACGCCGTTCGCCGTCGCGCCGGGCGTACCCCTCGGCACGAGAGCACCAGAGCAGCCAGAGCAGCACAGCACGAGGACAGGAAAGGTGCGGAAGGCGATCAGATCCACACGTAACCCATCAGTCACAATGCGTTCGTGACCAGGCAACACCGTTCGGTCACAGTGAATGCATGACTGATGTGACATCCACGAAGAGTGCCCGCCGTCCGCACCACTGGCGGCGGGACCTGATCGAGCTGGCCGCCCTCTTCACCGCCGTCGCCGTGGCCGACGCGATCGCCAACCTGATCGGGCACCAGCCGGACGGCCCCTATCTGCTCATCGCCTCGGCCGTGGCCCTGGCCGCCACGGCCGCGTTCCACACCTGGTGGGCACGCCGGCACAGTCACGCACCGCCCCCGAGCCCCGATACCGGCATCGGCGCCGGTCCGGGGCTCCCCGCCACCGAGGCGGACGCCGATGCCGACGCGGCCGTCGAAACCGTGCT contains:
- a CDS encoding alkaline phosphatase D family protein; translation: MSNRPLVPAPGRRSVLRGSLIASAAVAAPAVFATAPALALSGRPSASWGVQAGDVTASSALVWVRSDRPARMVVETSATESFRRARTWHGPLIGPGTDFTGTTPLHGLPAGRQVHYRVTLADPHDPRRTGKPVYGTFRTAPADRRDGVRFLWSGDIAGQGWGINPDIGGYRVYDEMRRLDPDFFLCSGDNIYADGVLEPSVTLPDGRIWRNITTPEKSKVAETLDEYRGNFRYNLLDDNLRAFNAQVPGIVQWDDHEVRNNWYPGQILDDARYTEKNVDLLAARSMRAFREYFPVPTLRASPGERRMHRVVRHGPLLDVFVLDMRSFRNANSPGRQPDDTTGILGAEQLGWLKSELSRSRAVWKVIAADMPLGLVVPDGATDFEAVAQGDPGAPLGRELQIAELLRHIKHRRITGTVWLTADVHYTSAQHYSPERAAFKDFAPFWEFVSGPLAAGGFPANALDATFGPERVFVRAPGRANVSPMESPQFFGEVDIDGGSGELTVRLRAQGGAVLFSKVLQPGRIEQ
- a CDS encoding alpha/beta fold hydrolase is translated as MATTVSFAVDSPAGPRQVEVAYERTGRGAPLVLLHGIGHHHQAWDPVLRILAAERDVIAVDLPGFGASPALPDGLTYGIGTMAPVLGSLFDTLGVERPHVAGNSLGGLLALELGREKRVRSVTTLSPAGFWTPSERRYAFGVLRAMRGAALSMPMPLIEQLAKSSPGRTALTSTIYARPGRRSPDAVVSETVALREATGFRQTLEAGLTVAFTDDVPDIPVTVAWGVKDRLLLRRQGVRAKQVIPGARLVRLPGCGHVPMNDDPAAVARVILDTSR
- the pdxR gene encoding MocR-like pyridoxine biosynthesis transcription factor PdxR, whose protein sequence is MTSSGTNHAPGPASMEGESSASAAWELLLPAASAPARGRGRALQSALREAVRSGRLAAGTRLPASRELAADLGVSRGLVTEAYEQLTAESYLRSGRGAGTWVSGTVRPAARTVRDLSPRAPGARVDFRPGTPDLALFPRSAWAAAHRTVLDRLPHSALGYPDPRGLPELRVALASLLARRRGVVADPERVVVCSGVAQATTLLGFVLRGRGATTVGTEDPGSPEHASLFASTGLTTIGLPLDDEGLAVGPLVRSGVRAVVTTPAHQFPTGIAYSADRRAALLDWARATSGVIMEDDYDGDFRYDRAPVGALQGLDPEHVVYTGSVSKSLAPGLRLGWLIAPASMTDEIVARKRTMDLGNPSVDQAVLADFVAGGAYDRQLRRCQRAYRERRDAMTEALATHFPGTEVSGISAGLHIIARLPERFGPQDELLRRAAAADIALRPLSDCAATGADRADSGDGTDDGSVRLVLGYAHLAPTAVEAGVRLLAEAVRRGRAGRA